In the Populus trichocarpa isolate Nisqually-1 chromosome 1, P.trichocarpa_v4.1, whole genome shotgun sequence genome, one interval contains:
- the LOC7479334 gene encoding pentatricopeptide repeat-containing protein At3g62890: protein MVSVLTACSYLGALEQGEWMQAHIEKNGIDVDSVLGTALVEMFAKCGSIERALSVFKSIEERDVGAWNSIIHKLAAHGHGQEAFTIFSDMLRSNTLPDGITFLGLLSVCRHLGLVDEGKRFFQLMSEEYGLVPKVEHYGCMVDLLCHADLLEEARDLIDSSHASQMKSSVPMWGALLGASCQLKNIVMGEYAAKHLLQLDPFNGSCYTVLSNLYSAAGLYEKAIEVRNEMKKQGLEKIPGSSSMEIDGLVLDF from the coding sequence ATGGTAAGTGTGCTTACGGCTTGTTCTTATTTGGGGGCTTTGGAGCAAGGTGAATGGATGCAAGCTCACATAGAGAAAAATGGGATTGATGTGGATTCTGTTCTGGGTACCGCTTTGGTTGAGATGTTTGCGAAGTGTGGAAGCATTGAGAGGGCTCTTTCAGTGTTCAAAAGTATAGAGGAGAGAGATGTGGGGGCATGGAACTCAATAATTCATAAACTAGCTGCTCATGGTCATGGCCAAGAGGCTTTCACAATTTTTTCAGACATGTTGAGGTCAAATACTCTACCGGATGGCATAACTTTTCTCGGCTTATTAAGTGTATGCCGCCATTTGGGGCTCGTTGATGaaggaaaaagattttttcaaCTCATGAGTGAAGAATATGGCCTAGTGCCAAAGGTTGAGCATTATGGTTGTATGGTGGATCTTCTCTGTCATGCAGATCTTTTAGAGGAAGCGAGGGACTTGATAGACTCTTCACATGCGTCACAGATGAAATCCAGTGTTCCCATGTGGGGTGCTCTTCTTGGAGCTTCATGTCAGCTAAAAAATATAGTGATGGGTGAATATGCTGCCAAACATCTTTTGCAATTAGACCCTTTTAATGGCAGCTGTTACACAGTTTTATCCAACTTGTACTCAGCTGCAGGCTTGTATGAGAAAGCCATTGAAGTAAGGAATGAGATGAAGAAACAAGGACTAGAGAAGATCCCAGGCAGTAGTTCAATGGAAATAGATGGTCTAGTTCTTGATTTTTAG
- the LOC7479336 gene encoding WAT1-related protein At1g25270, whose translation MERICRVLQGLKPALLMVLVQVAFAAVNVLYKLAANDGMNLKIIVAYRFIFATAFMAPLAFIVERKNRGKLTWTVIIQAFFCGLFGCSFAQNAYIESLALISATFACAMANLIPAVTFILAFIFRMERMELASTKGKAKAIGTLMGIGGAMLLTFYKGVEIINGSAKVNLLHHRQYSHAASSHGHGRILGFFMALLNCLSYSSWLIVQAKMSARYRSHYSNSALVCAMGAIQATVFALCLERDWNQWKLGWNIRLLTAAFSGVVGSGLMGIIISWCLAMRGPLFVAIFSPLMLVLVAIAGSLLLAEKLYLGSILGALLIICGLYFVLWGKSKEMKAKKQLAPSETETSQEVGIIVTSPTKDTCSDNSRVDIGSSKK comes from the exons ATGGAGCGAATTTGTAGAGTGTTGCAAGGGTTGAAACCTGCATTGCTTATGGTGTTGGTTCAAGTTGCATTTGCGGCAGTTAATGTTCTGTACAAATTGGCAGCAAATGATGGGATGAACTTGAAGATTATCGTTGCTTATAGATTCATATTTGCCACTGCTTTCATGGCACCTCTTGCATTCATCGTTGAGAG GAAGAACAGGGGGAAATTAACGTGGACAGTAATCATTCAAGcatttttttgtggtttatttGG GTGTTCGTTCGCTCAAAATGCGTACATCGAAAGCTTGGCCTTAATATCTGCAACTTTTGCCTGTGCCATGGCTAACCTAATTCCAGCTGTTACCTTCATCTTAGCCTTCATATTTAG GATGGAGAGAATGGAGTTGGCGTCCACAAAAGGAAAGGCAAAGGCTATAGGGACATTGATGGGAATCGGTGGTGCCATGCTTCTCACATTCTACAAAGGCGTAGAAATTATCAACGGGTCAGCAAAAGTTAACCTTTTGCATCATCGTCAGTACTCTCATGCGGCTTCATCTCATGGTCACGGGCGTATCCTGGGCTTTTTCATGGCGTTATTGAATTGCTTGTCTTATTCTTCGTGGTTGATAGTTCAG GCTAAAATGAGTGCAAGATACCGGAGCCATTATTCAAACTCGGCTTTAGTGTGTGCAATGGGAGCAATCCAAGCAACTGTTTTTGCTCTTTGTCTTGAAAGGGATTGGAATCAATGGAAATTGGGATGGAATATTAGACTCCTCACCGCAGCTTTTTCG GGAGTCGTGGGCTCTGGTTTGATGGGGATAATTATCTCATGGTGCTTGGCCATGAGAGGTCCATTGTTCGTCGCTATTTTCAGCCCTCTCATGCTTGTGTTAGTTGCCATTGCCGGATCATTGCTATTGGCTGAGAAACTGTATCTTGGAAG CATATTAGGAGCATTGTTAATCATTTGTGGTTTATATTTTGTACTATGGGGTAAAAGCAAAGAGATGAAGGCAAAAAAACAACTTGCTCCGTCAGAAACCGAAACCTCCCAGGAAGTTGGCATCATTGTTACCTCTCCAACAAAAGATACTTGTTCCGACAACAGCAGAGTAGATATAGGTTCatcgaaaaaataa